The Methanohalophilus portucalensis genome window below encodes:
- a CDS encoding thermonuclease family protein, translated as MFKKSLIMGVALLILISCGCLSSDENQIVNSTTTVASVIDGDTFVTDSGEKVRLIGIDTPEVDEPYYNEAKDYLSTRIEGKQVLLEGDSSNRDTYGRLLRYVWLDGELVNRELVEEGLALSKVYEPDTKYQHIFAEAQQHARAEKSEIWSYSKNNNTAVISYLEAGNHIGEVKTVEGRVVSTAKIEEDGIIYLNFHDPYKGYFTVIIWQDSWSNFPQSPDTYYEGKDVLVTGKIKDYKGTPEIEISGVSQIEIVR; from the coding sequence ATGTTTAAAAAGTCATTAATCATGGGTGTTGCTCTTCTCATACTTATTTCGTGTGGATGTCTTTCTTCGGATGAAAACCAGATCGTGAATTCGACCACAACGGTTGCCAGCGTGATAGATGGGGATACTTTCGTGACGGATTCCGGGGAGAAAGTGAGACTAATCGGGATAGATACTCCGGAGGTAGATGAACCCTATTATAACGAGGCAAAAGATTATTTGTCCACCCGGATCGAAGGTAAGCAGGTTTTGCTGGAAGGGGACAGCAGTAACCGGGATACTTATGGCCGTCTCTTGAGATATGTCTGGCTAGACGGTGAACTGGTAAACAGGGAGCTTGTGGAAGAAGGACTGGCTCTGTCCAAAGTATATGAGCCCGACACGAAGTATCAGCATATTTTTGCTGAAGCCCAGCAACATGCAAGAGCTGAGAAATCAGAAATCTGGTCCTATTCGAAAAATAACAATACTGCAGTTATTTCTTATCTGGAAGCAGGTAACCATATAGGTGAGGTGAAAACGGTTGAAGGTAGGGTGGTATCAACAGCTAAAATTGAGGAGGATGGCATAATCTATCTGAATTTCCATGATCCTTACAAAGGTTACTTCACTGTAATTATATGGCAGGATAGCTGGTCAAACTTTCCTCAATCTCCTGATACTTACTATGAGGGTAAGGATGTGCTAGTGACAGGTAAGATCAAGGATTACAAGGGCACACCTGAGATTGAGATAAGCGGAGTTTCACAGATTGAAATTGTGAGATGA
- a CDS encoding HAD family hydrolase — translation MENKLAVVFDSAGTLLHMYRVARDMSNGMMLEDIESTMLVAGRKGRALVVLHADMEMILESQPRRLLSDFMEKEHVELDVSCSNGEVSPSEISKIVQQSDVVLGDVQEVFCRVKTRCPNIFYLACGFIVDVVEQSVTYVVSTGGRLYPESKDTLQALHQRGAGLYIASGDSMKNLSRLSRCIGVPIDGVFDIASTFDKERIVKDLKKQYDKVIMVGDGMNDMLALRSADIGILTVQQGDSRPSRLQESADVVVGNISEVVRFADEAISS, via the coding sequence ATGGAAAACAAACTGGCAGTGGTCTTTGACAGTGCGGGAACATTGTTGCATATGTATCGTGTTGCCAGGGATATGTCCAATGGGATGATGCTGGAAGATATAGAAAGCACGATGCTGGTGGCAGGTCGCAAAGGCAGGGCACTTGTAGTGCTCCATGCTGATATGGAGATGATACTGGAGTCACAACCCCGCCGGTTACTTTCGGATTTCATGGAAAAAGAACACGTAGAGCTGGATGTGAGTTGTTCCAATGGTGAGGTATCTCCCTCTGAAATCTCAAAAATCGTCCAGCAAAGCGATGTGGTGCTCGGAGATGTCCAGGAGGTATTTTGCAGGGTAAAGACTCGCTGTCCCAATATCTTTTACCTGGCGTGTGGGTTTATAGTAGATGTTGTTGAGCAATCAGTAACCTATGTGGTTAGTACAGGGGGCCGCCTTTATCCTGAAAGCAAGGATACTTTGCAAGCTCTTCATCAGAGGGGAGCGGGTCTTTATATTGCCTCAGGAGATAGCATGAAAAACCTTAGCAGGCTTTCCCGTTGCATAGGTGTTCCTATTGATGGGGTTTTTGATATTGCCTCAACATTTGACAAGGAAAGAATAGTTAAGGATCTCAAAAAACAATACGATAAAGTAATTATGGTGGGGGACGGAATGAACGATATGCTGGCATTAAGGTCCGCTGATATAGGAATTCTTACAGTTCAACAGGGTGATTCCCGTCCTTCAAGATTGCAGGAATCTGCTGATGTTGTGGTTGGCAATATTTCCGAGGTTGTCAGGTTTGCAGATGAGGCTATTTCATCTTAA
- a CDS encoding matrixin family metalloprotease has protein sequence MKKPARKILFVLLAVMIFFTSTSLADIEKISDRPWDHSPITVYIDDKDTPEHYSPTYREQVEIALKYWEKGGNGALSYQPVFKIIDDPDADINVRWVENLEKVEGAGEGVAGYCRPTIVGNKYLHAEIVLEAGNYQGFSWVQYGDANMQEVSKHEIGHALGLGHSTDRGDIMYPSYEQRDNINPLLLKSTFPYLIGAIILIVTIIGYHGIGWRKMRKQRKQIEKEVFEGKK, from the coding sequence ATGAAAAAACCGGCTAGAAAAATCCTTTTCGTACTACTTGCCGTCATGATATTTTTCACCAGCACGTCCCTTGCAGATATTGAAAAAATATCAGACAGACCCTGGGACCACAGCCCCATAACAGTATATATAGATGATAAGGATACGCCTGAACACTACAGCCCCACCTACAGAGAACAGGTAGAAATTGCCCTGAAATACTGGGAAAAAGGTGGAAACGGGGCCCTCAGTTACCAGCCGGTTTTCAAAATCATCGATGATCCTGACGCGGACATAAATGTTCGCTGGGTGGAAAATCTTGAAAAGGTCGAAGGAGCCGGTGAAGGAGTAGCTGGATACTGTAGACCCACCATTGTCGGGAACAAATACCTGCATGCTGAAATAGTGCTTGAAGCAGGAAATTACCAGGGTTTTTCCTGGGTACAATATGGTGATGCAAATATGCAGGAGGTGTCCAAACACGAAATAGGACATGCCCTGGGACTGGGACATAGCACAGACAGGGGAGATATCATGTATCCCAGCTACGAACAACGTGACAACATCAATCCCCTCCTCTTGAAATCCACTTTCCCCTACCTGATAGGTGCGATCATATTAATCGTAACCATAATCGGATACCACGGGATTGGCTGGAGGAAGATGCGCAAGCAACGCAAACAAATCGAGAAGGAGGTTTTTGAAGGCAAAAAATAA
- the mmp3 gene encoding methyl-coenzyme M reductase-associated protein Mmp3 — MEELGTIQVLVNGEKLSLPDGATVQTAIDTAEAPYKIGASVGILKKSESVRSESVREYRVKTTKGELRLEIIDHLSASARRWMEGFKQYEGISLRWGSKDATAFGPFSESLKPERNSTKLDKYDVLFSAGGYNPSNFHLLFSLAEHSADYGAPVDGPFARVVGGKKLLTSFERSDRILEIEPVIEWQESAKHLVTDDTSTTLEDGDGLFTFIKVKLALESPEGAEFFFGLIKDGLFKVDDESSSFISDNSLKGEICSFENFEARKDGAVWVRTAGYGTGKVFISRDERAASVVHSVIGHIEQGIELIHMAGRDHSIFVKTNPAPINILGIGFKEAEKHLEGLGIELVREGYKEDDSNIVKLNPSSTIDILLAKKVIATGAPDSLVIRVELYDDLAPKTLDFFRHAVGLTFRPIGTLPVMMIYEDTYLFKAAKSAEKYKEILPENVLVDKTKAFEIGITNQAAKRMGIVGVKTEDDDLFGPTGEKFSSTNIIGKILEPEKFKALTEKDTMYVLESNKEEIE, encoded by the coding sequence TTGGAGGAATTAGGGACGATTCAAGTGCTTGTTAACGGCGAGAAGTTATCTCTCCCGGATGGTGCTACAGTACAAACAGCCATCGACACAGCAGAGGCACCATACAAAATAGGTGCATCCGTGGGCATTCTCAAAAAGTCGGAAAGTGTTCGCTCTGAAAGTGTAAGGGAGTACAGGGTCAAGACCACAAAAGGAGAATTACGCCTTGAAATAATTGATCATCTTTCCGCTTCTGCCCGCAGGTGGATGGAAGGTTTCAAGCAATATGAAGGAATTTCCCTGCGCTGGGGTAGCAAGGATGCCACAGCATTTGGCCCATTTTCGGAATCTCTGAAACCGGAAAGAAATTCCACAAAGCTGGATAAATATGATGTATTATTTTCAGCTGGGGGATATAACCCTTCTAATTTCCATCTTCTTTTTTCCCTTGCAGAGCATTCTGCAGACTACGGTGCACCTGTAGATGGCCCTTTTGCCAGGGTCGTGGGCGGTAAGAAACTTCTGACCAGTTTTGAGCGTTCTGATCGCATTCTTGAAATTGAACCCGTAATTGAATGGCAGGAATCTGCAAAACACCTGGTCACAGATGATACTAGCACAACCCTGGAGGATGGTGATGGTCTCTTTACCTTTATAAAGGTAAAACTTGCTCTTGAATCCCCTGAAGGAGCTGAATTTTTCTTTGGTCTAATTAAGGATGGACTTTTCAAAGTTGACGATGAATCCAGTTCTTTCATAAGTGACAATAGTTTAAAAGGTGAGATCTGCTCCTTTGAAAACTTTGAAGCACGAAAGGATGGTGCGGTATGGGTACGAACTGCAGGTTATGGAACCGGTAAAGTGTTCATCTCCCGTGATGAAAGAGCTGCCAGTGTTGTACATTCTGTAATTGGCCATATAGAACAAGGTATTGAACTTATCCATATGGCAGGAAGGGATCACTCTATATTTGTAAAGACGAATCCTGCTCCCATCAATATACTTGGTATTGGCTTTAAAGAAGCTGAAAAACATCTTGAAGGACTGGGAATTGAACTGGTACGTGAAGGTTATAAAGAAGACGATTCCAATATTGTGAAATTAAACCCCTCCAGTACTATCGATATCCTGCTGGCAAAAAAAGTAATTGCAACCGGGGCACCGGATTCTCTTGTTATCCGTGTTGAACTGTATGATGACCTCGCTCCTAAAACCCTGGATTTCTTCAGGCATGCAGTAGGTCTTACCTTCAGGCCTATAGGTACATTGCCTGTGATGATGATATATGAAGATACATACCTGTTTAAAGCCGCAAAGTCCGCTGAAAAATATAAGGAAATTTTGCCGGAAAACGTGCTTGTGGATAAAACCAAAGCTTTTGAGATTGGGATTACTAACCAGGCCGCTAAAAGAATGGGTATTGTGGGAGTTAAAACAGAGGATGACGATCTGTTTGGTCCCACCGGAGAGAAATTTTCAAGTACCAATATAATAGGAAAAATCCTTGAGCCTGAGAAATTCAAGGCATTAACCGAAAAGGATACCATGTACGTTCTGGAAAGTAACAA
- the atwA gene encoding methyl coenzyme M reductase system, component A2, which translates to MSLFIEIKDLTISYNGAAVLKNINLNINEGEVVGILGKSGSGKTVLMHALRGAEELDEITGSIIYHVARCEKCGYIEPPSMVGKACSHCENSNFEAFEADFAKLGIHNNERRAVSRRVAIMLQRTFALYGDDRVIANVVNSLTEIGYSGPDAMERAVELLEEVRLSHRMMHVARDLSGGEKQRVVLARQLVRNPMLLLADEPTGTLDPRTAKVVHDVVEDTVSSHNMTMIITSHWSDVIEDLADRAIILEEGEIVCEGDACDVSRDFMKMVTDIGEWEKANVGEDIIRVEDLVKKYISVSRGVVYAVGGVSFNVKEGEIFGLAGTSGAGKTTTSEMLMGNVQPTSGAVHVRVGDEWVNMREPGADNRGRAVRYMGILHQEYGLYTHRTIIDNLTESIGIDLPYELATRKAINTLVTTGFTEKKAKSILPKMADEISEGERHRVALAQILMKEPNIILMDEPTGTMDPITRTEVTKSILKAREEMGNTFVIVSHDMDFLEDICDRVALMRDSKIVDIGEPETVLSQLTEKELEEVPQQ; encoded by the coding sequence ATGTCATTATTCATCGAGATCAAAGACCTTACCATCTCTTATAATGGTGCAGCGGTCTTAAAGAATATCAATCTCAACATAAATGAAGGTGAAGTTGTCGGAATCCTGGGAAAAAGCGGTTCCGGTAAAACTGTATTGATGCATGCGCTTCGCGGTGCCGAGGAATTAGATGAAATCACAGGTTCAATAATCTATCACGTTGCGCGTTGTGAAAAATGTGGTTATATAGAACCGCCCAGTATGGTGGGGAAGGCCTGTTCACATTGCGAAAACAGTAATTTTGAAGCGTTTGAAGCTGATTTTGCAAAACTTGGCATTCATAATAACGAACGCAGGGCGGTATCCCGAAGGGTAGCAATTATGCTCCAGAGGACTTTTGCCCTTTATGGAGATGACAGGGTAATTGCCAATGTAGTAAATTCCCTGACAGAGATTGGTTACAGTGGTCCCGATGCGATGGAACGTGCCGTTGAACTGCTGGAGGAGGTCCGTCTCTCCCACAGGATGATGCACGTGGCCCGTGATTTAAGTGGTGGTGAGAAACAGAGGGTGGTTCTTGCACGCCAGCTTGTGAGAAATCCCATGTTGCTGCTTGCCGACGAACCGACAGGAACCCTGGACCCCAGGACAGCAAAAGTGGTACATGATGTTGTCGAGGATACAGTTTCCTCCCACAACATGACAATGATAATCACTTCTCACTGGTCGGATGTCATTGAAGATCTGGCTGATAGGGCAATTATTCTCGAGGAAGGGGAAATTGTATGTGAAGGTGATGCCTGTGATGTTTCCCGCGACTTTATGAAAATGGTTACTGACATTGGTGAATGGGAAAAAGCCAATGTAGGCGAGGATATCATCAGAGTTGAGGACCTCGTTAAAAAATACATTTCTGTTTCAAGAGGAGTAGTTTATGCCGTAGGCGGTGTGAGCTTTAATGTGAAGGAAGGTGAGATATTCGGGCTTGCAGGTACCAGTGGTGCAGGGAAGACAACTACTTCTGAAATGCTTATGGGCAATGTACAACCAACAAGCGGGGCAGTGCATGTTCGCGTTGGTGATGAGTGGGTGAATATGAGGGAACCCGGAGCTGACAACAGGGGCCGTGCGGTTCGCTACATGGGTATCCTGCATCAGGAATATGGTTTGTACACACACAGGACAATCATCGATAATCTGACCGAATCAATCGGGATTGATCTTCCCTACGAACTTGCTACCAGGAAGGCTATCAATACTCTTGTGACAACCGGTTTTACTGAAAAGAAAGCCAAATCCATCCTTCCTAAAATGGCTGATGAGATAAGTGAAGGAGAGAGGCACAGGGTTGCTCTGGCCCAGATTTTAATGAAAGAACCAAATATCATTTTAATGGATGAACCAACCGGCACAATGGATCCGATCACAAGGACCGAGGTAACCAAATCCATCCTGAAGGCAAGGGAAGAGATGGGCAATACATTTGTGATAGTTTCGCATGATATGGATTTCCTTGAGGATATCTGTGATCGTGTAGCACTAATGAGGGATTCAAAGATAGTTGATATCGGAGAACCAGAAACGGTCCTTTCCCAGCTTACTGAAAAGGAACTTGAAGAAGTTCCTCAACAGTAA